In Pseudomonas oryzicola, one DNA window encodes the following:
- a CDS encoding Trm112 family protein, with product MDTKLLDILACPITKGPLKLSADKTELISKGAGLAYPIRDGIPVMLESEARTLTDDERLDK from the coding sequence ATGGACACCAAACTGCTCGATATCCTGGCCTGCCCGATCACCAAGGGGCCGCTCAAGCTCAGTGCCGACAAGACCGAGCTGATCAGCAAGGGCGCAGGCCTGGCCTACCCGATCCGCGATGGCATCCCGGTGATGCTGGAAAGCGAGGCGCGCACCCTGACCGACGATGAGCGTCTGGACAAATGA
- the lpxK gene encoding tetraacyldisaccharide 4'-kinase produces MAFADRLLAAWYAGHPALALLRPLEALYRGVVTRKRARFVRGESASYRAPVPVIVVGNITVGGTGKTPMILWLIEHCRRQGLKVGVVSRGYGAKPPQLPWRVQANQPAEQAGDEPLLIVQRSGVPLMIDPDRSRAVQALLASEPLDLILCDDGMQHYRLARDLELVLIDAARGLGNGRCLPAGPLREPAERLHEADAVLFNGSRDDRADGFGFCLQPSALVNLRSGERRALDHFPAGQRLHAVAGIGNPQRFFNTLLGLNWQPVPHPFADHAQFSAESLAFSPPLPLVMTEKDAVKCRAFAADDWWYLAVDAQPTPAFSAWFDNQLQRLLRKP; encoded by the coding sequence ATGGCCTTCGCCGACCGATTGCTCGCGGCCTGGTACGCCGGTCACCCGGCCCTGGCGCTGCTGCGCCCGCTGGAGGCGCTGTACCGCGGCGTGGTCACCCGCAAGCGAGCGCGTTTCGTGCGTGGCGAAAGCGCCAGCTACCGGGCTCCGGTGCCGGTCATCGTGGTGGGCAACATCACCGTGGGCGGTACCGGCAAGACACCGATGATCCTCTGGCTGATCGAGCACTGCCGGCGGCAGGGGCTGAAGGTCGGGGTGGTCAGCCGGGGCTATGGCGCCAAGCCGCCGCAGCTGCCATGGCGCGTGCAGGCCAACCAGCCCGCCGAGCAGGCCGGCGACGAACCGCTGCTGATCGTGCAGCGCAGCGGCGTACCGCTGATGATCGACCCCGACCGCTCCCGCGCGGTACAGGCATTGCTGGCCAGCGAACCCCTCGACCTGATCCTGTGCGACGACGGCATGCAGCACTACCGCCTGGCGCGTGACCTCGAACTGGTGCTGATCGATGCCGCCCGCGGCCTGGGCAATGGCCGCTGCCTGCCGGCGGGGCCGTTGCGTGAGCCGGCCGAGCGCCTGCACGAGGCGGATGCGGTGCTGTTCAACGGTAGCCGCGACGACCGCGCCGATGGCTTCGGCTTCTGCCTGCAACCATCCGCCCTGGTCAACTTGCGCAGTGGCGAGCGCCGCGCGCTCGATCATTTCCCCGCAGGCCAACGCCTGCATGCGGTGGCCGGTATCGGCAATCCGCAACGTTTCTTCAATACCCTGCTGGGGCTAAACTGGCAGCCGGTGCCGCATCCCTTTGCCGACCATGCGCAGTTCAGCGCCGAAAGCCTGGCCTTCAGCCCGCCACTGCCACTGGTCATGACCGAGAAGGACGCGGTGAAATGCCGGGCCTTCGCCGCTGACGACTGGTGGTACCTGGCTGTCGACGCACAGCCAACGCCGGCTTTCAGCGCCTGGTTCGACAACCAGTTGCAGCGCTTGCTGCGCAAGCCCTGA